The Niallia alba genome includes a window with the following:
- a CDS encoding peptidylprolyl isomerase, protein MKNKKVLIPILAVVLIALIIGAVYLTQRSETVATVDKEKITQEQLNEELNKQYGASVLNMMISNKVVDLEADKAKVKVTDKEIQAELDKMVEQYGGQETFNMLLAQNGVTEDLFKEQIEQNLKVTKILEPSIEITDDEIKTYFEDNKASFDTPEQVEASHILVEDEKTAKEVKKKIDEGGDFAELAKEYSTDTQTAENGGELGYFSTGQMVEAFDKAAFAMKVDEISDPVKTDYGYHIIKVTGKKEAKEATLEDSKAKIKEDLLATKVQEQASTWLTEATAKYKVENKLEKDAE, encoded by the coding sequence ATGAAAAATAAGAAGGTTCTTATTCCTATACTAGCGGTAGTACTAATAGCGTTAATTATAGGAGCGGTTTATCTAACACAACGTAGTGAAACGGTTGCAACAGTGGACAAGGAAAAAATTACACAAGAACAATTAAATGAAGAGCTAAATAAGCAATATGGCGCAAGTGTATTAAATATGATGATCTCTAATAAAGTAGTAGATCTTGAAGCTGATAAAGCAAAAGTAAAAGTAACAGATAAAGAAATCCAAGCAGAATTGGACAAGATGGTAGAACAATACGGTGGGCAAGAAACATTTAATATGCTATTAGCTCAAAATGGAGTAACCGAAGATCTATTTAAAGAGCAAATTGAGCAAAACCTAAAAGTGACAAAAATTCTTGAGCCATCTATCGAAATCACAGATGACGAGATTAAAACATATTTTGAAGATAATAAAGCAAGCTTTGACACTCCAGAACAAGTGGAAGCAAGTCATATCTTAGTAGAGGATGAAAAGACTGCTAAAGAAGTGAAGAAGAAGATAGACGAAGGTGGAGACTTTGCTGAATTGGCGAAAGAATATTCAACTGACACACAAACTGCTGAGAATGGTGGAGAATTAGGTTATTTCTCTACAGGCCAAATGGTTGAAGCGTTTGATAAAGCTGCATTCGCTATGAAGGTAGATGAAATTAGTGATCCAGTTAAAACGGATTATGGCTATCACATTATTAAAGTAACTGGTAAAAAAGAAGCAAAAGAAGCAACATTAGAAGACTCAAAAGCTAAAATTAAAGAAGATTTATTAGCTACAAAAGTACAAGAGCAAGCTAGCACATGGTTAACAGAGGCAACGGCAAAATATAAAGTAGAGAATAAATTAGAAAAAGATGCTGAGTAA
- the def gene encoding peptide deformylase gives MSKFTKDYIIKMEDIVREGDSILREKTKEVTIPPTKEDQEELECMLQYLKNSQDPILSEKYQLRAGVGLSANQIGLNKRMFAAYIRQENGEALEFMLINPKIISHSTAMTYIPESEGCLSIDRPIVGYVPRYRRITVRAYNINGEEVKIKLRDYEAIVFQHEIDHLNGILFYDHINSTNPFELPANVDISPLY, from the coding sequence ATGAGTAAATTTACAAAAGACTATATTATAAAAATGGAGGATATTGTGAGGGAAGGAGATTCTATCCTTCGCGAAAAAACCAAAGAAGTAACCATTCCTCCTACTAAAGAGGATCAAGAAGAGCTAGAGTGTATGCTACAATATTTAAAAAATAGCCAAGATCCAATTCTATCGGAAAAATATCAATTACGTGCTGGTGTAGGATTATCCGCTAACCAAATTGGCTTAAATAAACGAATGTTTGCGGCATATATTAGACAGGAAAATGGAGAGGCATTGGAATTTATGCTCATCAATCCAAAAATAATCAGCCATTCGACTGCAATGACCTATATTCCCGAGAGTGAAGGCTGCCTTTCCATCGATCGCCCCATTGTAGGCTATGTACCGCGCTATCGGAGAATAACTGTTCGTGCCTACAATATAAATGGAGAAGAGGTAAAGATTAAACTGAGAGATTATGAGGCAATTGTCTTTCAACATGAAATAGATCATTTAAATGGGATATTATTTTATGATCATATCAATAGTACAAACCCGTTTGAACTGCCTGCCAATGTAGATATTAGTCCTCTCTATTAA
- a CDS encoding helix-turn-helix domain-containing protein, with amino-acid sequence MEIGKKIKNLRLKKGLTQEELGERTDLSKGYISQLERDLSSPSIETFFDILEVLGCTPKEFFDDEERKQKVVYTEEDITDFLDEEKGYRIQWLVPESNEKEMEPIRLFFLKNGEFKQFEPSLSETFAYVVEGEILLKLGKQEYRAKKGESIYYHATEEHQLVNLADGVTELILVVTDSYL; translated from the coding sequence ATGGAAATTGGGAAAAAGATAAAGAATTTACGGTTGAAAAAAGGACTTACACAAGAAGAATTAGGAGAAAGAACGGATTTAAGTAAGGGATACATATCCCAACTAGAGAGAGATTTAAGTTCTCCTTCCATTGAAACATTCTTTGATATTTTAGAGGTGTTGGGATGTACACCAAAGGAATTTTTCGATGATGAAGAGCGAAAGCAGAAAGTAGTCTATACAGAGGAAGACATTACAGACTTCCTTGATGAAGAAAAGGGATATCGTATTCAATGGCTAGTTCCTGAATCAAATGAAAAAGAAATGGAGCCAATACGTCTCTTCTTTTTGAAGAATGGAGAGTTTAAGCAATTCGAGCCTTCTTTATCAGAAACATTTGCTTACGTAGTAGAAGGAGAGATTTTGCTGAAATTAGGAAAGCAAGAGTATAGAGCTAAAAAAGGGGAATCTATTTACTATCATGCTACAGAGGAACATCAATTAGTGAATCTAGCAGATGGCGTAACAGAACTAATTCTCGTAGTTACCGATTCTTACTTATAA
- a CDS encoding ABC transporter permease — MKSSTKWYTVPYYLWIALFVIAPVALVVYYSFFDIEGAFTFENYQKFFTPVYLKMTLSSFWYAFLITFFSLIIAYPTAYLLTKTKHKQLWLLLIILPSWINLLLKAYAFLGIFGTHGAANQMLDFLGIGEHQLLFTDFSFLFVSVYIFIPFMILPIFNALEKMNPSLVDASQDLGASAWTTFKKIVFPLTLNGVKSGCQAVFIPALSLFMITRLIAGNRVITLGTAIEQHFLITQDWGMGSTIAVFLIISMIIIMVLTGNRKRGI, encoded by the coding sequence ATGAAAAGTAGTACTAAATGGTATACTGTACCTTATTATCTTTGGATTGCACTCTTTGTAATTGCTCCAGTTGCGCTTGTTGTCTATTATTCTTTCTTTGATATTGAAGGGGCATTTACGTTTGAAAATTATCAGAAGTTCTTTACACCGGTTTATTTAAAAATGACGTTGAGTTCCTTTTGGTATGCATTTCTAATTACGTTTTTTTCTCTAATCATTGCTTATCCGACTGCTTATTTATTAACAAAAACGAAGCATAAGCAATTATGGCTGTTATTAATAATCTTGCCATCCTGGATTAATCTTTTATTAAAAGCATATGCGTTTTTAGGGATATTTGGGACGCATGGTGCGGCCAATCAAATGCTTGATTTTCTAGGGATAGGGGAACACCAGTTATTATTTACAGACTTTAGTTTTCTTTTTGTAAGTGTCTATATTTTTATTCCCTTTATGATTTTGCCTATCTTTAATGCATTGGAAAAGATGAATCCTAGCTTAGTTGATGCATCACAAGATCTAGGGGCATCTGCTTGGACGACATTTAAAAAGATTGTTTTTCCCCTTACACTAAATGGGGTGAAATCTGGATGCCAAGCTGTATTTATTCCAGCATTGTCTTTATTCATGATAACTCGTTTAATTGCAGGTAACCGTGTTATAACACTAGGTACGGCGATTGAGCAGCATTTCCTCATAACACAAGATTGGGGAATGGGTTCAACAATAGCTGTATTTTTGATTATTAGTATGATTATTATTATGGTTCTTACAGGGAACAGAAAGAGAGGGATATAA
- a CDS encoding ABC transporter ATP-binding protein → MSEQHIIRFENVTKSYDQDTTVLENVSFEIERGKFYTLLGPSGCGKTTVLRLIAGFMEPSEGNIYFNGKLINKIPANKRQVNTVFQDYALFPHLNVFENVAFGLRIKKWKKQVIEEKVKEALRFVNLEGYEKREISEMSGGQRQRVAIARAIVNEPEIILLDEPLSALDLKLRTEMQYELRELQRRLGITFIFVTHDQEEALAMSDEIFVLNKGRIEQSGTPTDIYDEPINRFVADFIGESNIVPGTMKKDFVVHFGSKTFDCVDGGFNENEAVEVVIRPEDLEITSLEAGKLKVKVDSQLFRGVHYEICGYDEDGNEWLVHSTKKATVGTEIGLYFEPEAIHVMRLGETEEEFDKRLEAYEGAANEK, encoded by the coding sequence ATGTCCGAGCAGCATATTATTCGATTTGAAAATGTAACAAAAAGTTATGATCAAGATACAACTGTTCTAGAAAATGTGAGCTTTGAAATTGAGCGAGGTAAATTTTATACACTGCTTGGGCCATCAGGCTGTGGGAAAACAACTGTACTACGATTGATCGCTGGATTTATGGAACCTTCAGAAGGAAACATTTATTTTAACGGTAAGCTAATAAATAAAATACCAGCGAACAAAAGACAGGTAAATACAGTTTTCCAGGATTATGCGCTTTTCCCTCATTTAAATGTATTTGAAAATGTGGCTTTTGGTCTTCGCATTAAAAAATGGAAGAAGCAAGTGATTGAAGAAAAAGTAAAAGAAGCTCTACGTTTCGTTAACCTAGAAGGATATGAGAAGAGAGAAATCAGTGAGATGTCTGGTGGACAGAGACAGCGTGTTGCTATCGCCAGAGCGATTGTAAATGAACCAGAGATTATTCTTCTGGATGAACCATTATCAGCGTTGGATTTAAAGCTTCGTACAGAAATGCAATATGAATTAAGAGAATTACAGAGAAGATTAGGAATTACTTTTATCTTTGTTACCCATGATCAGGAAGAAGCATTGGCGATGTCGGATGAAATTTTTGTTTTAAATAAAGGGCGCATTGAGCAAAGCGGAACACCAACAGATATTTATGATGAACCAATTAATCGCTTCGTTGCAGATTTTATCGGCGAATCCAATATTGTACCAGGAACAATGAAAAAAGATTTTGTTGTCCATTTTGGCAGTAAAACGTTTGATTGTGTAGATGGCGGTTTTAACGAAAATGAAGCAGTAGAAGTAGTTATTCGTCCAGAGGATTTAGAAATAACTTCTCTTGAAGCAGGAAAATTAAAGGTGAAAGTAGACTCTCAATTGTTTAGAGGGGTTCATTATGAGATTTGCGGATACGATGAAGACGGAAATGAATGGCTTGTCCATTCTACTAAGAAAGCAACAGTAGGAACAGAAATAGGTCTTTATTTTGAACCAGAAGCAATTCATGTTATGCGCCTTGGAGAAACGGAGGAAGAGTTTGATAAACGACTAGAAGCATATGAGGGGGCAGCCAATGAAAAGTAG